The nucleotide sequence AAACGCAGGACCTTCAAAGAGATGCAGCAATATTGGAAGAGGTCTATTCAGTGCCTCTTGTAAAAGATATCTCATCCAGCATGAAACTGGCATTTGATACGGTCATTACCCTCAACGTCGGAGGATTCATAATTCCTTTTGCTGTAATGCTGATCATGATAGTCTTCCAGCCTGACTTCGTAGGGCTTGAGATAATGCTGATCATGATAGTAGCTGCAACACTTCTCTCTGATTTTGTCAACGGCATTGGCATTGTGATGCCGGATTACATCGGACTCATAGCAGTGCCTGTAGCATTGATCTTTGCACCGGAAAATGCAGCTTCCGTTGTATTCGTATCAGGTATTGGCGGTATCCTCCTTGGAAATATCACAGGACTCCTGATGCTTGATAAAGAAAATAAAGGAAGTGCTTTCATCAACCTTGGCGGGGTTGGAAGCTTTAAAGCAGTATATGTAACAGCAATAGTTGCAGCATTAATATCCTGGTTCATGTGAAGAAGAATTCTGATGCATGTTCATCCTCTCCTGAAGTTTGCTGGCCGTAAGGTTTACGGTCCTGTACTTTGAAATACCCTTATCTGTGAACCTGAACGGCTGTGGGGAAGCATCCACGCGGGTAGCCCTCATCTTCTGAACAGCCATAACAGGGGTCAGGTTTGCTTCGACCTCATTTGCCTGCATCTTATCAAGGAAGATGATACCATCCCCAAGGAAATCATATGTGTCATATGACTTGGTCTCAATTCCGAACTCTTTTTCAGTTACAAGGAAAGACGTGATATTTTTTGATTTAAGCATCTTGTGCAATGTACGCCATTCCAGGGATTTCCTGAACTCAGCAGGATCAGTGAACATGTTCAGGGAATCGAAAACGATCCGGCGTGGCTTATATGCATCTATGATCTCAGCGATCTCTTCAAAAGACAACATGGACATACCGAACACTTCAAGGTATCCATCATCGATGTGCCTGCCAATATCCCAACCAAACCGCATGAAATGCTGGATCAATTGCTGTATCCTTTCTTCAAAGGAGAAAAAGAGGCATTTCTCATCATTCTTGATACCTTCGATCAAAAATTGCATGCAAAGGGTAGTTTTACCTGTTCCCGGAGGACCTGTTACAACAACTGTAAATCCTTCAGGAATACCGCCTTCAAGCATATCATCAAGCCCGACAACACCAGTATTGATCCTTTTGATAGCTTTCTCTATATTGTTCGTGTCGATCTTGGATTTGAACTTGCTGCTATCAAGGGACATCAGTGCCTTTTCAAGTACAAGGTTCTTGGCTCCAAGTTCCTTCTCATACCTTTCAAGTATCTTAACCGCGTCAGAACTTAATGTTGTGTGAACAGGGAACTTGTTTCGTGCCATAAATGTAGATTGAAGACTATATATTTAAGGCTTACTTCACTGTGTCCACAGATTCAAAATTTGTGTACATTATTTCTCTTCTTCAGGATAGCCATGCCCTTCAAGGAACTTGCCCCTGCCTTTCTCAGCAATGACATCGTCCTCCCAAATGACCTCACCTCTTGCTATCGTTATCATCGGGAAGATGGCATCCATACCTTCAAATGGTGTCCATCCGGCTTTACTGTGAAGCTTATCAGCTTTTACAGGAGTTGCATTGCGTGTGTCCACAATGACAAGATCTGCATCATAGCCTTCCGCAAAAACTCCCTTTGAGTGGCGTGTATCAAGACCAAATATACGTGCTGGATTCCTGCTTGTGACCTCTATCATCCTGCCTATCGGAAGAATGTTCTTCTTGACAGCCATTAGCATAAGCGGCATAAGTGTCTCGACTCCCGGAACACCAGATGGTGCATTCCTTATATCAAGATCCTTATCAAACTCTGTGTGTGGTGCATGATCTGAAGCAACAGCACTTACAGTACCATCATTGATCGCATTCATGAGGGCTTTCACATTCCTGCGGTCACGAAGTGGCGGATTCATCTTTCCGAATGTCCCCAGCCTGTCCCAGTCCCTCGTAGATAAGAACAGGTGATGTGGAGCGACTTCACAGGTTACGGTATGTTCACGGTTCTCTGCTGCAGCCACGTATTTTTCCTTGCGGATCTGCCCCAGCGCCTCAAGAGTGCTGATGTGGCAAAAGTGGGACCGTGTACCTTTATCTGCAATAAGTTCAAGCGCTTTCTCCACAGCAAACCCTTCACAGAGATTTGAGCGTATCCGCGAGTGTGATGAGGGGGAAAAGTCTTTCTTAAGCAGTTTTTCATTTTCCAAACGTATGCACTCATCTTCTGCATGGATGCAGGCTACGGCATCAAGTTCCTTAATGATATCCAAAGCCTGTGCAAAATCCTTATCGTTTATGTTCAGCCCGCCAGTGGATTCTGCCATGAAGATCTCACCAAATGAAGTGACTCCCAGCTCCCAGAGCAATGGAAGGGATTCAAGGTTCTGGGTAACCCCACCATTGATACCAAAATCTATCACTGATTTCCGCTTTGCCAGCTTAAGCTTTTCCTTGAAAGATGATTTGTTAACGGTAGGAGGTATGGTATTCGGGTGCTCTAGAACAGTAGTAATTCCACCTGCTGCTGCCGAGCATGAACCAGTGTGCCAGTCTTCTTTCTTGATCATACCCGGTTCCCTGAAATGCACATGTGCATCTATTCCGGCAGGTATGGTCAGTGCTCCCTTAGCATCGATCAGGAGGTCGGGGTCAGCTCCGTTGATATCCTTTGCAATACGTTCGATCTTTCCATTTTTGATCGATACTTCTCCTGGCTGCAAAAAGTTGTTGTAGAAGACCTTTGTGTTTTTAATTAGGATATCAGTCATAGATCAGAAGCCCCTTTTTGAAATTATGTATTATAATTCATGCTAAAGTCAACGTTGGGATTTACTTTTTTATGTGTTATAAAACTGTGCTTTAATGTTTTAGCATTCCCGACTTCTTTGTCCTACTTCAACATTGAATGAACCATCGATCCTGCATTGAAATATATATAATATATAGTTATATAGTGCATATTTAGTATTATATATTGAAATATAGAATATATCGAGAAAGAATATATACGTTTCACCTTATTTCATCCCTTGCAGGTCGATAATTAGAATTAAGATCTGAAACCAAAAAACACTTTAGTTCGATAAGGTGAAAAACCAAATGTCCAAGAAATCAATCTCATATATGATCACGCTCTTGCTGGTCACTTCACTTGCTCTTTTCGGAGCAGGTTGTGTTGGTAATGACGCTGCCAATTCCGGTAGCGATGAAGAAATGCAGTCAATTCAGATCAAGGGATCTGATACCGTTCTTCCACTTGCACAGGCGGAAGCTGAAGTTTTCATGATGGAGAACGCTGACAGCACCGTATCTATTATCGGAGGAGGATCCGGAGTAGGTATTGCAGCACTCATTGACGGTGAAGTAGACATCGCAATGGCATCAAGAGCAATGAAAGAATCAGAGATCGAGAATGCACAGGCAAATGGTGTCGATCCGCTCCAGCAAACAATTGCATGGGATGGTATCTCAGTTGTTGTAAATCCTGAGAACCCTGTATCCGATCTGACATACGAACAGCTCGAAGGGATCTATGTAGGAGATATCTCCAACTGGAATGAAGTTGGTGGCGAAGACCGTGAAATAGTAGTTCTCTCACGTGACAGCAGTTCCGGTACCTACGAGTACTTCAAGGACGAAGTGATGGAAGGCAACGAATACAGAGCTGATGCACTTATCAATCCATCAACCGGAGCGATCATCCAGACCGTTTCACAGAACCCGAACGCTATCGGATATGTCGGTGTTGCTTACCTTGATGAGACCGTAAAGGCACTTGCAGTAGATAATGGAAGCGGTGCTGAAGAACCAACATCCGAGAACATCCTTTCAGGTGTATACCCACTTGCAAGACCACTTTACTTCTACACTGACGGAGAGCCAACCGGACTTGCACTTGAGTTCATCGAGTTCATTTCAAGCGAGACAGGAGAAGAAACGATCTTTGAAGTAGGGTACTTCCCTGCTTAAACTTTTTTACGATCCTCTAAGGATCTGAGGGATGAATTATGATGCATAGAAAAAAGAAGGAAAAGGCAATTGAATCCACACTCTTAATAGTAAGTGGAGTTACAGTTGTAGCGCTGTTCCTTCTTTGTTTTTTCCTTTTCAGGGAAGGTTACCTTTTGTTCGGTGATTATTCCATAATCTCTTTCATAACCGGAAGTTCCTGGTATCCATCATCCTCACCGGCAAAGTTCGGATTGTTACCGTTATTGACAGGATCATTGATCGTTACAGCCGGTGCTATTATCCTCTCAGTGCCTCTTGGAATTGCTTCTGCGGTATATATATCAGAACTTGCAGACCCTAAACTGGCACAATTGATCAAACCATTTGTAGAGATCCTCGCAGGTATACCCTCTGTGGTTTATGGTTTCTTCGGACTCGTTATAGTCGTTCCATTGCTACAGGACCTGTTAGATCTTCCTACAGGACAGACAGCACTTGCAGGTTCTATCATGCTTGGAATGATGGCACTGCCTACAATTATATCAGTATCAGAGGATGCTATTAATTCAGTTCCCACTGCACTTAAGGAAGGTTCCCTTGCCCTTGGAAGTACCAAGTGGCAGACCATTTACAGAGTGGTATTACCGGCAGCATTGTCAGGAATATCCGCAGCCGTTATGCTTGGTATCGGAAGAGCGATCGGAGAGACCATGACCGTCATGATGGTAACAGGAAACACTGCAATCATACCCGGAATTCCCGAAGGTCTTTTTGATCCGGTAAGGACCATGACCGCCACCATTGCACTTGAAATGGGAGAAGTTCCACAGGGAAGTGACCATTTCCATGCACTGTTCGCAGTTGGTGCAGTACTTTTCCTAATAACGTTCATAATCAATCTTATCGCTGACAGTGTTAAGAAGAAATACAGACTTCAGGAGGTAGCATAATGTTCTTTGGAGCAAAGACATCCGAAAAGCTGGCATTTGCTACGCTGAAGCTCTCCATGGCACTTGTGCTCGCTTTCGTATCCATCATCGTGGTCTACATCACTGTGAACGGCTACAGCGTGCTCAGCCTTGATTTCATAACCCAGATGCCAATGAAAAGAATGACAGAAGGTGGCATTTATCCGGCGATCGTGGGAAGTCTCATGCTTATCGGACTTTCAATGGCCTTTGCGGTCCCGCTTGGAATACTCTCAGCAGTTTACCTGAATGAATATTCAACTCCGGGACGTACTTCCTGGGCCATTGAGATGGCGATCAACAATCTTGCAGGTACACCATCGGTAGTGTTCGGTCTTTTCGGACTGGCATTGTTCGTCAAATATTTCGGATTCGGAGCATCCCTCCTGTCAGCATCCCTGACACTTGCTTTGCTTATCCTGCCTGTTATAATCCGTGCAAGCAAAGAAGCACTGATGACAGTGCCACAGGAATACAGGGAAGCTTCCCTTGCATTAGGTATCACCAAATGGCAGACCACAAGAAAGGTCATCCTCCCTGCAGCAATTCCCGGCATGATGACCGGTATCATCCTGAGTATCGGCAGGGTTGCAGGTGAAACAGCACCTATATTGCTTACAGGAGCAGCATACTTCCTGCCCAGAATACCTGATTCGATCTTTTCCCAGTTCATGGCATTGCCATACCACCTTTTCGTGCTGGCGACCTCAGGTACAAGTATCTCACAGACACGACCGATCCAATACGGAACAGCACTGATACTGCTCTTGATAGTTGTTTTCATGAACAGCATTGCAGTAATAATAAGAAGACATTACCGGAACAAATTGAACAAGTAAAAGAGAATTCAAGGATGATCCTATGTCTAAAAATGAAATTAATACGAATATCAATATTAAAGACCTTAATCTCTGGTACGGTGAAAAACATGCACTTAAAGACATTTCACTTGACATACCGGAGAAAAGCGTTACTGCACTGATAGGCCCTTCCGGCTGTGGGAAATCAACATTCCTCAGATGCCTTAACCGTATGAACGACCTGGTTAAATCATGCAGGATCGAGGGTGAGGTACTTGTTGATGATGAGAACATCTACGAAAAGGATGTTGATGTCGTTGACCTGAGGAAAAAGGTTGGAATGGTCTTCCAGAAGCCAAATCCTTTCCCCATGTCGATCTATGATAACATTGCCTATGGTCCGAAGATCCATGGTTGTTCAAAATCTGAAACCAATGAAAGGGTACACAAGGCACTCGATGATGCTGCCCTTATGGGAGAGGTTCAGGAAAGACTTGGAGAGCAGGCATTCGCACTCAGTGGCGGACAGCAGCAGAGGTTGTGCATTGCAAGAACACTTGCAGTCAAGCCGGAAATAATCCTGTTCGACGAACCATGCAGTGCTCTTGACCCTATATCCACTTCCAAGATCGAGGACCTTATCCTTGAACTTAAAAAGGACTATACTATTGTGATCGTTACACACAATATGCAACAGGCAGCCCGTATTTCCGACTACACAGCTTTCTTCCTTCTCGGGGAACTGATAGAGTTCGGAAAGACAAAGAATATATTTGAGAATCCACAGGTAAAGAGTACTGAGGATTATATTACAGGAAGGTTCGGGTGATCTTATGGTGAGAGAAAGATACATTGAAAGGCTTGATTACTTAAAATCAGAGATAGAAGAAATGGGGAAGGTATCCGGAGAAATGCTGGCAAGTTCGATAAAGGCACTGGAAAACCTTGATGTTGAACTCGCCGAAAAGGTCATTGAGATGGATACAGCCGTCGATAATTACGAATATGACGTCGAAAAAGCTACGGCACACCTATTAGCTCTTCAGCAGCCAATGGCCGGTGATCTCCGTCTTATCACATCTTCTTACAAGATAGCAATAGACCTTGAGAGAATGAGCGATTTTGCGGTCAATATTGCAGAGCTCGTCAAGAAGATAGAAGGTGAACACACCATCCCATTGTCCGAAATAAGCACCATTGCATCCATAGCCCATAATATGCTCACCAATTCCATCAAAGCCTACGCGAATGCAGATGCAGAACTTGCAAAAGCAACCGCTGCAGAGGATGAAAAGGTGGACAAGCTGTTCTATTCCACATGGGAAAAGATGGTTAACATGATGATAGATGATGCAATCCTCATTCCAAATGCAGTGGACCTGATATTCGTCCTCAGGTATCTGGAACGTATTGCAGACCACGCATGTAATATCTGTGAAAGTGTCGTTTATATGGTCACTAACCAGAGACCAAACCTTAATTAAAAAGCGATGGGGTTCTTTGAACCTTATCAACATCATTTTTTCTTTTTTCTTTTTCAGATGTTTCTGATATTTGTTGGAATCTCATAGACCTACCAAGGTAGTATCTACCTATTTCAATGACATCCATTGTGTCGTAATCGAGAAGAACAACACCACAGATGATCAGGTCACCAAGGAATGCACAATCTGATCCTGCTATTGTTTCCAGATCTATGAAATCATCCTCTGTGCTTACAGAAGCTGCTATCCTGACCTGTATAGCCCTCAGGAACTCAGGTGAGTGAGACTTCTGATCCAGCGATCCGGCTAAAGTCTTCATAATTCGATTTCTGCTTTTACTGCTATAAAAAAGAGGTGTTGTTGAGACTAAGGTGAAAATCAGCTAATACTGAAATTAATTACCTCTTTGGCAGACTTGATCGCAGAGGGATCAAATCCTTTAACAATAAGCCAGATCGCCAGAACTATTTCGTTTGATATTATTGGAAAATAAAATAACATCGAAGTCGGAATGAGGCCAGTTATTTCTAATAAGTTTACCAGAATTAACAATATTGCTGCAATGAAACCCCATACTGATAGCCATCTGGGAATAAGTTTTGATTGATACAACAGATAATAAAAAAACAAAGCAGCTACAGCAAAAATATATGCATGCACTACATAAATTCCATCACGTATCTCTAGCAATAAAGTGCCATGGGACAAAAATAAAATCCCGGCAATGATCATAAGTCCGCCTTCAATGCCCCTACAATTATTGCCTTTTTTCGATTTTTATCC is from Methanococcoides sp. AM1 and encodes:
- a CDS encoding DUF1614 domain-containing protein produces the protein MFLIFGAILLPIAFLCFQQELSLGIISSYPLFIILVLMLLGANIELPVSKIRTKKTQDLQRDAAILEEVYSVPLVKDISSSMKLAFDTVITLNVGGFIIPFAVMLIMIVFQPDFVGLEIMLIMIVAATLLSDFVNGIGIVMPDYIGLIAVPVALIFAPENAASVVFVSGIGGILLGNITGLLMLDKENKGSAFINLGGVGSFKAVYVTAIVAALISWFM
- a CDS encoding ATPase domain-containing protein yields the protein MARNKFPVHTTLSSDAVKILERYEKELGAKNLVLEKALMSLDSSKFKSKIDTNNIEKAIKRINTGVVGLDDMLEGGIPEGFTVVVTGPPGTGKTTLCMQFLIEGIKNDEKCLFFSFEERIQQLIQHFMRFGWDIGRHIDDGYLEVFGMSMLSFEEIAEIIDAYKPRRIVFDSLNMFTDPAEFRKSLEWRTLHKMLKSKNITSFLVTEKEFGIETKSYDTYDFLGDGIIFLDKMQANEVEANLTPVMAVQKMRATRVDASPQPFRFTDKGISKYRTVNLTASKLQERMNMHQNSSSHEPGY
- a CDS encoding dihydroorotase, which translates into the protein MTDILIKNTKVFYNNFLQPGEVSIKNGKIERIAKDINGADPDLLIDAKGALTIPAGIDAHVHFREPGMIKKEDWHTGSCSAAAGGITTVLEHPNTIPPTVNKSSFKEKLKLAKRKSVIDFGINGGVTQNLESLPLLWELGVTSFGEIFMAESTGGLNINDKDFAQALDIIKELDAVACIHAEDECIRLENEKLLKKDFSPSSHSRIRSNLCEGFAVEKALELIADKGTRSHFCHISTLEALGQIRKEKYVAAAENREHTVTCEVAPHHLFLSTRDWDRLGTFGKMNPPLRDRRNVKALMNAINDGTVSAVASDHAPHTEFDKDLDIRNAPSGVPGVETLMPLMLMAVKKNILPIGRMIEVTSRNPARIFGLDTRHSKGVFAEGYDADLVIVDTRNATPVKADKLHSKAGWTPFEGMDAIFPMITIARGEVIWEDDVIAEKGRGKFLEGHGYPEEEK
- a CDS encoding PstS family phosphate ABC transporter substrate-binding protein; the encoded protein is MSKKSISYMITLLLVTSLALFGAGCVGNDAANSGSDEEMQSIQIKGSDTVLPLAQAEAEVFMMENADSTVSIIGGGSGVGIAALIDGEVDIAMASRAMKESEIENAQANGVDPLQQTIAWDGISVVVNPENPVSDLTYEQLEGIYVGDISNWNEVGGEDREIVVLSRDSSSGTYEYFKDEVMEGNEYRADALINPSTGAIIQTVSQNPNAIGYVGVAYLDETVKALAVDNGSGAEEPTSENILSGVYPLARPLYFYTDGEPTGLALEFIEFISSETGEETIFEVGYFPA
- the pstC gene encoding phosphate ABC transporter permease subunit PstC, whose amino-acid sequence is MMHRKKKEKAIESTLLIVSGVTVVALFLLCFFLFREGYLLFGDYSIISFITGSSWYPSSSPAKFGLLPLLTGSLIVTAGAIILSVPLGIASAVYISELADPKLAQLIKPFVEILAGIPSVVYGFFGLVIVVPLLQDLLDLPTGQTALAGSIMLGMMALPTIISVSEDAINSVPTALKEGSLALGSTKWQTIYRVVLPAALSGISAAVMLGIGRAIGETMTVMMVTGNTAIIPGIPEGLFDPVRTMTATIALEMGEVPQGSDHFHALFAVGAVLFLITFIINLIADSVKKKYRLQEVA
- the pstA gene encoding phosphate ABC transporter permease PstA; the encoded protein is MFFGAKTSEKLAFATLKLSMALVLAFVSIIVVYITVNGYSVLSLDFITQMPMKRMTEGGIYPAIVGSLMLIGLSMAFAVPLGILSAVYLNEYSTPGRTSWAIEMAINNLAGTPSVVFGLFGLALFVKYFGFGASLLSASLTLALLILPVIIRASKEALMTVPQEYREASLALGITKWQTTRKVILPAAIPGMMTGIILSIGRVAGETAPILLTGAAYFLPRIPDSIFSQFMALPYHLFVLATSGTSISQTRPIQYGTALILLLIVVFMNSIAVIIRRHYRNKLNK
- the pstB gene encoding phosphate ABC transporter ATP-binding protein PstB, with amino-acid sequence MSKNEINTNINIKDLNLWYGEKHALKDISLDIPEKSVTALIGPSGCGKSTFLRCLNRMNDLVKSCRIEGEVLVDDENIYEKDVDVVDLRKKVGMVFQKPNPFPMSIYDNIAYGPKIHGCSKSETNERVHKALDDAALMGEVQERLGEQAFALSGGQQQRLCIARTLAVKPEIILFDEPCSALDPISTSKIEDLILELKKDYTIVIVTHNMQQAARISDYTAFFLLGELIEFGKTKNIFENPQVKSTEDYITGRFG
- the phoU gene encoding phosphate signaling complex protein PhoU codes for the protein MVRERYIERLDYLKSEIEEMGKVSGEMLASSIKALENLDVELAEKVIEMDTAVDNYEYDVEKATAHLLALQQPMAGDLRLITSSYKIAIDLERMSDFAVNIAELVKKIEGEHTIPLSEISTIASIAHNMLTNSIKAYANADAELAKATAAEDEKVDKLFYSTWEKMVNMMIDDAILIPNAVDLIFVLRYLERIADHACNICESVVYMVTNQRPNLN
- a CDS encoding DUF4386 domain-containing protein, whose product is MIIAGILFLSHGTLLLEIRDGIYVVHAYIFAVAALFFYYLLYQSKLIPRWLSVWGFIAAILLILVNLLEITGLIPTSMLFYFPIISNEIVLAIWLIVKGFDPSAIKSAKEVINFSIS